A window of Streptomyces sp. NBC_00523 genomic DNA:
GCATGAGTCATCAGCGAAGCTAAAAACAGGACACGCGGTTTGTCAATACCAAACCGCGTGCCCTGTTTACAAGGGGGATCAAGGGAGCCTCTACTGCGGGGGGTTTCCGTGCTTGCGGGCCGGCAGGTCGGCGTGCTTCGTACGGAGCATCGCGAGCGAGGCGATCAGCACCTCGCGCGTCCCGGCCGGATCGATGACGTCGTCCACGAGCCCCCGCTCGGCGGCGTAATAGGGGTGCATGAGCTCGGTCTTGTACTCCTTGACCATGCGGGCGCGCATCGCCCCGGGGTCCTCGGCCCCCGCGATCTGCCGCCGGAAGATGACGTTGGCGGCGCCCTCCGCGCCCATGACCGCGATCTCGTTGGTGGGCCAGGCGTAGGTGAGGTCCGCACCGATGGACTGGCTGTCCATGACGATGTAGGCGCCGCCGTACGCCTTGCGCAGGATCAGCGAGATGCGGGGCACGGTGGCGTTGCAGTACGCGTACAGCAGTTTGGCGCCGTGCCGGATGATCCCCCCGTGCTCCTGGTCCACGCCGGGCAGGAAGCCTGGCACGTCGAGGAGCGTCACGATCGGGATGTTGAAGGCGTCGCAGAGCTGCACGAAGCGCGCGGCCTTCTCGGACGCCTCGATGTCGAGCACCCCGGCCAGCGTCTTCGGCTGGTTGGCGACGATGCCCACCACCTCGCCGCCCAGCCGGGCCAGGACGCAGATGATGTTGCGCGCCCAGTGCTCGTGGACCTCCAGGTATTCGCCGTCGTCCACCAGTTCCTCGATGACCTCCGCCATGTCGTACGGGCGGTTGCCGTCCACCGGCACCAGGTCGAGGAGGGTGTCCGAGCGACGGTCCGCCGGGTCGGCGGTCGGTGCCACGGGCGGGTTCTCGCGGTTGTTCTGCGGCAGCAGGGACAGCAGGTAGCGGACCTCGGCGATGCAGGTCTCCTCGTCGTCGTACGCGAAGTGCGCGACGCCCGAGGTCTCGGCGTGGACGTCCGCGCCGCCCAGGCCGTTCTGCGTGATCTCCTCGCCGGTGACCGCCTTCACGACGTCCGGACCGGTGATGAACATCTGCGAGGTCTCACGGACCATGAACACGAAGTCCGTCAGGGCGGGGCTGTAGGCCGCACCGCCCGCGCACGGGCCGAGCATCACCGAGATCTGCGGGATGACACCGGAGGCGCGCGTGTTCCGCTGGAAGATCCCGCCGTACCCCGCGAGCGCCGAGACACCTTCCTGGATACGGGCGCCCGCGCCGTCGTTCAGGGACACCAGCGGCGCACCGGCCGAGATGGCCATGTCCATGATCTTGTGAATCTTCGTCGCGTGAGCCTCACCCAGCGCCCCGCCGAAGATCCGGAAGTCGTGCGCGTACACGAAGACCGTCCGGCCCTCCACCGTACCCCAGCCGGTGACGACACCATCGGTGTACGGCTTCTTCGCCTCCAGGCCGAAACCCGTCGCCCGGTGCCGCCGCAGCTGCTCCACCTCATGGAAGGAACCCGGGTCGAAAAGGAGCTCGATGCGCTCACGCGCCGTCAGCTTGCCCTTGGCGTGCTGCACCTCGGTCGCCCGGTCACCGGGCCCGCGCTCCGCCGCCGCGTGGATCTCGCGCAGTTCCGCCACGCGGCCGCGGAGACCGGCCTGCCCCAGCAGTTCCGGGACGGGGGAAGTGGTCATCGACATGTCGTCAGGTCCCTTCCTGGAATGCGTTGCCGCACTATCGCCAGCTGCGCGGAGCTCGGTAGACGGGCTCGGGGCTCCACCCCGGGACGCGCCCGGCCGGGGGCTTCTCCCGCTGCCCGTCGGCGTCCGCGCGCAGGGCGAGCAGCACCACCGTGAGCGCGGCGAGCTCCTCCTCGGTGGCCCGCCCGCGCTCGATGCGCAACGCGGACACCGCCGTTTCCGGACCGCCCATACCCCACCTCCAGCGTTTACGGCAGCATCGGCCACCCGGCTAGAGCACCGCTCCGGCTCCACTGGAGAACCGCTCGGCAACGGGTCAACGGCTCCCCGCACGCACGGACTTCAGCCCCGCCGCCAGCGCGCCGGCACAGCCCGGACCGCTGCCGACCCCCGTCATGACGACGGCCGCCACCGTGCCCTCGTCGGCCGCGCAGGCCATCTCGTACGCGGCAGCGCCCCCCGGCCCGGCACCGCACAGCACCAGCCGCCCGGGCCCCTCCGGCCGCCCGGCACCCCGCAGCCCGGGCAGCGCGGAGGGATCCCCCGGCCGCGCCGCCCGCAGGCTCACGATCCGTTCCGGGCCCCGGTGATGACGGACCAGGGCCTCGTACGCGCCCACGGGCACACCCGGCGTCCGCACCAGCACGATCGTGTCGGCCGACGGGTCCCCGGCGCGCAGCACCGCCATGTCCGGTCCCTCCGGCACGGGCGGCCGGGGCAGCACGCGGGGCACCTCGAAGCCCTGGAGGAGTTCGAGGAGATCGCCGACGGCGGACTGCGGGTCGCGGTGGTCCGGCAACGACCTCAGCAGGCGTACGCAGTGCGAGAGCAGCGCGGACGCCTCCACGTCCCCCAGGCACCGTCGGTCGTAGCGCACCGTGAGGGCGAGCCCGCCGTCCGCGTCGTGCCGGGCCGCGAGGGTGAGCGGCAGTCCGGGGTGCGCGCTGATGCTGCGCGGGGCGTCCACCTCGACGTCCTGGGCGCGCAGCTCCGCCAGCAGCGCGGCGGGCAGCTCGACCCGGTTGTCGAACACGATGCCGGTCTCGAAGAGTTCGGCGTCGGGGTTCCGGCCGGTCCAGACCCGGACCCGGTCGCCCGGCACCCAGGCGTGGACGGCCAGGTCCAGCGCGGCGTCACGCGCCTGCCCGAGAAGGCCGGCCACCGGTTCGGCGGGGTCGACGGTGACCGTCATCGGCAGCGGGTTGCCCAGCAGCCCCGGAATGCCCGCGGCGCCCTCCATCGGGATGTCCCGGGCCGACAGGTGCACGCCGAAGCTGACCGGCACCGGGCCGGCCGCACCGGCCGCCCGGTACAGCAGCAGCGCCCACACGGCGTGCAGGGCGCTGGACTCCCCCGCGCCGCGCATCGCGGCCCAGGTGCGCAGGCGGGTGGTCTGGGGCGGCCGCAGCCGCCGGTGGACGCGTCCGGTGCCGAGCGGCCCGGCCGGGGACCCGTCGTCCGGGACCTCGGGCGCGGCCGTCTCCGGGGGCGCGGTGGCCGTCGCCCAGTAGGCGCGGGCGCCCTCGGTCCGCTGCCGGGCCAGCCACCGGGCGTGGTCCCGCACATCGGGGCGCCGCTCGCGTCCGGGCAGGGCGCCCCCGCGGGCGTACGCCCGGTAGAACTCCCGCAGCAGCAGGTGGACGCCGCGCTCGTCCAGCAGCGCCCGGTGGTAGGTGAGCAGGACCCGGGTGGGCGCGCGGGTGCCCCCGGGGCGGGGCGGCCCGTCCATCAGGGTCACGCGCAGCAGGCCGGGGCGGTGCGGTGCGAAGCCGCGCAGGCGGTCGCGCTCGATCAGGTCGCTCCAGGAGACGACGCCGTGTGCGAGGTGGGCGACGTCGATCGCGGCCCAGTCGTGCAGCACCAGCCGGGGCAGGTGCGTCCAGTCGAAGGCCGCCCGCAGGACGGTCTCCCGGTCGGCGACGGACAGCCAGGCGGCGGTGAACCGGGCGAGGTCGACCGGCCCCGTCCAGTTCCAGGCGACCTGGCCGACGTGCCCGCCCGCCGGCTCCTCGACGGCCGCGCGGATCAGGTCCTGCTGGTGCCCGGTCACCGTGACGGTGTCGCGTGCACCGCCCGCCAGCGCCAGGACGTCGGCGAACACCTCGGCTCCGGGCCGGGCCGGACCGCCCTGCGCGTGCGCGACGCGCAGGGTGAGGCGCCCGGCTCCGGACGGCTCCGCCGTCACCGTGTACGCATGACGCTGGGTCACCCGGGCCGCCACCGCCTCGGCCGGGCCGGGGTCGAGGGGGCCGCACAGCTCCGCCTCGACGGACGGACCGGAGGCGGCAGGCACCGGTGCGAGGACCACCGCAAGCACCAGATCGTCACTCATCGGGGCCCTGAGCCCGCGTGCGCCGCATCACTTGCCCTCCCTCAGCCGGTACGGCTGCCCTCTCAGGCGAGCCGCACTCCGCTCGCCCCCGCGACGCCCTCGGGCCGGGCCATGAGGATGGAACGCTGCAACTTGGCCAGCGCGGGCGAGGGTTCGAGCCCGAGCGTGCGGACCAGCGTGGAGCGCAGCCGCTGGTAGGCGTCCAGCGCCTCGCCGCGCCGCCCGGAGCGGTAGAGGGCCAGCATGTACTGGCCGCACAGGCTCTCATGGGTGGAGTACCTGCTGAGCAGGACGGTGAGTTCGGAGAGCAGTTCGCGGTGGCGGCCCAGCTTGAGATCGGCCTCGATGCGCTGGTCCAGGGCGCACAGCCGACTCTCCTCCAACCGCTTGATCTGGGTGTCGAGGTGCGGCCCGGTGTGGACGTCGGCGAGTGCCGGGCCGGTCCACAGGGCCAGCGCCTCGCGCAGCAGCCGCGCGCCCTCGGGAAAGTCCTCGGCGTCCATGGCCCGGTACCCCATGCCGGCCAGCCGCTCGAAGTCCTGCACGTCGTGGCTGCCTTCGCCGCCCTTGAGTAAGTAGCCCCCGGGGACGGTGAGCAGGACGTCCTTGGCCGTGCGGGTGTCGTCGCCGTGCTCGTCGAGCGCGGCGGTGATCAGTTCGCGCAGCTGGAGGATGTACGTCTGGAGGGTGGGCCGGGCGCTGCGCGGCGGCTCGCTCCCCCACAGCTCTTCGGTGAGGGTGCCCACGGGCACCACCTCGTCGGCGTGCAGGGCCAGCAGGGCGAGCACCTGCCGGGGCTTGGGCGCGGTCGGTGTGATCGAAGTGCCCATTTCCCGCACGACGAGCGTGCCGAGTACGTCGATGTCCACGCGGTCTCCCCGTCATCCCCTGGCCGCCGGGACGGCCTGGAACTTCTGCTGACGGAACGATTTAAAAACAGCACGAGCGGTATGTCAATACCAAACCGTGCGCCCTGTTTACTCTCGTGCGGACCGCCAGCGATCCTTGAGGAACGACCGCCTTGATCCGATAAGTTTCCCCAAAAACGGACAAAGAGAAGGGGGTTGGAGCACCCGAGGGGGTCCGCATCGAGGCAACGAGGGTTCGAATTACCAGACCGCACGGACTGTTTTGCCAGGTGGGGGCGCGAGTGAGGACGCGGGCGAGGACGTGCCGGCAACGCGCCGGAGACGCGGCAGCGGCCCGGCGGCCAGGCACCCGGGAGCGCCCCGCCCGCAAGACTGCGGTGCTACTCCGCCGGGATCAGCCGCGGCAGCGCGAACGACCACAGCTGGACCAGCCGTTCCGCGGACCGCCAGTACCGGTCGGCCGCGCCGAGGGTTTCCAGGCCGAGCGTCGCCGCCACGATGACCACCGCCGCGTCCTCGGCCGAGACGTCCTCGGCCAACTCCCCGTCGGCGCGGGCCTGGACGAGGGCGTTGCGCACCCACTCGTACCACCAGTCGTGGAGCTTGGCCTCGCTCTTGCGCGAGGGGTCGCCGCCCAGCCGGAAGCCCGCGCGCACGACCGGATCGTCGGTGACCGCGTCCATCAGCCGGCCCGCGGCGGCGACGAGCTCCTGAAGCCGGCCGCCCTCGGCGGTGCGCGCGGTCTCCTCGGTCAGCGCGAGGGCGGCCGCCGCGGCGGCGTCCTCCACGGCGGTCGCAAGCGCGTCCTTGTTGGGGAAGTGGAAGTGCAGGGCGCCCGAACTCACCCCGGCCCGACCGCTGATGACCGGAAGCGTCGCCATCGCGTACCCGTCGGCACCGAAGACCTCCGCCGCGGCCGAGATGAGGGCCTGACGCGTCACAGCCGCTCGCGCCTGCTTCACCATCGTGTCCTCCTCCGGGCGGGCGGGGAACCGGCGTAAAGCCG
This region includes:
- a CDS encoding ScbR family autoregulator-binding transcription factor, yielding MVKQARAAVTRQALISAAAEVFGADGYAMATLPVISGRAGVSSGALHFHFPNKDALATAVEDAAAAAALALTEETARTAEGGRLQELVAAAGRLMDAVTDDPVVRAGFRLGGDPSRKSEAKLHDWWYEWVRNALVQARADGELAEDVSAEDAAVVIVAATLGLETLGAADRYWRSAERLVQLWSFALPRLIPAE
- a CDS encoding AfsR/SARP family transcriptional regulator yields the protein MDIDVLGTLVVREMGTSITPTAPKPRQVLALLALHADEVVPVGTLTEELWGSEPPRSARPTLQTYILQLRELITAALDEHGDDTRTAKDVLLTVPGGYLLKGGEGSHDVQDFERLAGMGYRAMDAEDFPEGARLLREALALWTGPALADVHTGPHLDTQIKRLEESRLCALDQRIEADLKLGRHRELLSELTVLLSRYSTHESLCGQYMLALYRSGRRGEALDAYQRLRSTLVRTLGLEPSPALAKLQRSILMARPEGVAGASGVRLA
- a CDS encoding acyl-CoA carboxylase subunit epsilon; this translates as MGGPETAVSALRIERGRATEEELAALTVVLLALRADADGQREKPPAGRVPGWSPEPVYRAPRSWR
- a CDS encoding condensation domain-containing protein, with product MSDDLVLAVVLAPVPAASGPSVEAELCGPLDPGPAEAVAARVTQRHAYTVTAEPSGAGRLTLRVAHAQGGPARPGAEVFADVLALAGGARDTVTVTGHQQDLIRAAVEEPAGGHVGQVAWNWTGPVDLARFTAAWLSVADRETVLRAAFDWTHLPRLVLHDWAAIDVAHLAHGVVSWSDLIERDRLRGFAPHRPGLLRVTLMDGPPRPGGTRAPTRVLLTYHRALLDERGVHLLLREFYRAYARGGALPGRERRPDVRDHARWLARQRTEGARAYWATATAPPETAAPEVPDDGSPAGPLGTGRVHRRLRPPQTTRLRTWAAMRGAGESSALHAVWALLLYRAAGAAGPVPVSFGVHLSARDIPMEGAAGIPGLLGNPLPMTVTVDPAEPVAGLLGQARDAALDLAVHAWVPGDRVRVWTGRNPDAELFETGIVFDNRVELPAALLAELRAQDVEVDAPRSISAHPGLPLTLAARHDADGGLALTVRYDRRCLGDVEASALLSHCVRLLRSLPDHRDPQSAVGDLLELLQGFEVPRVLPRPPVPEGPDMAVLRAGDPSADTIVLVRTPGVPVGAYEALVRHHRGPERIVSLRAARPGDPSALPGLRGAGRPEGPGRLVLCGAGPGGAAAYEMACAADEGTVAAVVMTGVGSGPGCAGALAAGLKSVRAGSR
- a CDS encoding acyl-CoA carboxylase subunit beta, which produces MTTSPVPELLGQAGLRGRVAELREIHAAAERGPGDRATEVQHAKGKLTARERIELLFDPGSFHEVEQLRRHRATGFGLEAKKPYTDGVVTGWGTVEGRTVFVYAHDFRIFGGALGEAHATKIHKIMDMAISAGAPLVSLNDGAGARIQEGVSALAGYGGIFQRNTRASGVIPQISVMLGPCAGGAAYSPALTDFVFMVRETSQMFITGPDVVKAVTGEEITQNGLGGADVHAETSGVAHFAYDDEETCIAEVRYLLSLLPQNNRENPPVAPTADPADRRSDTLLDLVPVDGNRPYDMAEVIEELVDDGEYLEVHEHWARNIICVLARLGGEVVGIVANQPKTLAGVLDIEASEKAARFVQLCDAFNIPIVTLLDVPGFLPGVDQEHGGIIRHGAKLLYAYCNATVPRISLILRKAYGGAYIVMDSQSIGADLTYAWPTNEIAVMGAEGAANVIFRRQIAGAEDPGAMRARMVKEYKTELMHPYYAAERGLVDDVIDPAGTREVLIASLAMLRTKHADLPARKHGNPPQ